The following coding sequences are from one Spirochaeta lutea window:
- a CDS encoding ABC transporter permease has protein sequence MQPLRGLSKLAKYNKVGLVSLKNTLMYPGEFFGPGITFAIFVFVFSQLYGAAVPPGESLAGYTRYSLVWYFLAAELAVFGFGRMFFTQAQEVKSGQIAYALGRPYSYLGYQAAQLLVPAMVQVLYLAVLGVVIALGITGLQFGTPGLVAVSDCCSPMHPGLVWLAKGGFTAAALVLSGFVAFFSQTALGLTAFWLEENRAFYWIYQKLALILGTLVPLEFLPQWLSQAAWWTPFPAMAYVPGWALGVYQPGMEERMLGLLAAQAGWVVVSGLICLGLFRAGSRRVALNGG, from the coding sequence ATGCAGCCCTTACGCGGCCTCTCTAAATTGGCAAAATATAACAAGGTAGGCCTGGTGAGTCTGAAAAACACTCTGATGTATCCCGGGGAGTTCTTTGGGCCCGGGATCACCTTTGCCATCTTTGTATTCGTCTTCAGTCAGCTCTACGGTGCTGCGGTTCCCCCCGGTGAGTCCCTGGCGGGATACACCCGGTATAGTCTGGTTTGGTACTTCCTGGCTGCGGAGCTGGCGGTGTTCGGCTTCGGGCGGATGTTTTTTACCCAGGCTCAGGAGGTTAAATCCGGCCAGATTGCCTATGCCTTGGGGCGACCCTACAGCTATCTGGGCTACCAGGCTGCCCAGCTCCTGGTGCCTGCTATGGTCCAGGTCTTGTACTTGGCAGTCCTGGGGGTGGTCATTGCCCTGGGCATAACGGGACTGCAGTTTGGAACTCCGGGGCTGGTCGCAGTCTCCGACTGCTGCTCGCCCATGCATCCAGGGCTGGTCTGGCTTGCTAAGGGCGGGTTTACGGCTGCGGCCCTGGTCTTATCCGGGTTCGTCGCCTTTTTTAGCCAGACTGCCCTGGGGCTCACGGCCTTTTGGCTGGAGGAGAACCGGGCCTTCTATTGGATCTATCAGAAGCTCGCGTTGATCCTGGGAACCCTGGTGCCCCTGGAGTTTCTGCCCCAATGGCTGTCCCAGGCTGCCTGGTGGACACCCTTCCCGGCTATGGCCTATGTGCCGGGCTGGGCGTTGGGAGTGTACCAGCCGGGAATGGAGGAGCGGATGCTGGGGCTCTTGGCAGCTCAGGCGGGATGGGT
- a CDS encoding ABC transporter ATP-binding protein, whose protein sequence is MDHIHEAAIQIHQLTKTYRTRVPPKGAAAQVRGLFKPEYREVRAVRGIDLEIPRGEFLAFLGPNGAGKSTTIKMLTGILRPSGGDIRVLGLDPQCQRMQLAFRIGSVFGQKSQLWYHLPASDSFELLGAVYEVEPKVLARRIGELREVFDLGDFIDTPVRKLSLGQRLRCEIAASLIHQPEILFLDEPTIGLDVVVKQEIRTLLSTLNKEHNTTILLTSHDIGDMEKICRRAVIIHHGTIIIDESIKTLKHQTMGKKIVGVRYSRPLDIRVPGLEAVKRTESSARFEVDTRRIPVRDVVGHLTALGPVEDITIEDEPLETLIADIYRSRNEEEGHAALTRPL, encoded by the coding sequence ATGGATCATATCCACGAAGCGGCAATTCAAATTCATCAGTTAACTAAAACCTACCGGACACGGGTTCCGCCCAAAGGGGCTGCAGCCCAGGTGCGGGGTCTATTTAAGCCCGAGTACCGGGAGGTGAGGGCGGTGCGGGGTATCGACCTGGAGATTCCCCGGGGAGAGTTTCTGGCATTTCTGGGGCCCAACGGCGCCGGGAAATCCACCACAATTAAAATGCTCACGGGCATCCTCCGGCCCAGCGGGGGGGATATTCGAGTATTGGGCTTGGATCCCCAGTGTCAGCGGATGCAGCTTGCCTTCCGGATCGGCTCGGTATTCGGCCAGAAGAGCCAGCTCTGGTACCACCTGCCTGCCTCGGACAGCTTCGAGCTCCTGGGGGCTGTGTACGAGGTGGAGCCCAAGGTGCTTGCCAGGCGGATCGGAGAGCTGCGGGAGGTTTTTGACCTGGGTGATTTTATTGATACCCCGGTACGGAAACTCAGTTTGGGCCAGCGGCTGCGCTGCGAAATCGCTGCAAGCCTTATCCATCAGCCCGAGATCCTCTTTTTAGACGAGCCCACTATCGGCTTGGATGTGGTGGTGAAGCAGGAAATCAGAACCCTCTTATCCACCCTGAACAAGGAACACAATACCACCATTCTTTTAACCAGCCACGATATCGGAGATATGGAAAAAATCTGCCGCCGGGCGGTTATTATCCATCACGGTACCATCATCATCGATGAGAGCATCAAAACCCTGAAGCACCAGACCATGGGTAAAAAGATCGTCGGGGTACGCTATTCCCGACCCCTGGATATCCGGGTACCCGGCCTCGAGGCGGTGAAACGTACCGAATCCAGTGCGCGGTTTGAGGTCGATACCCGCCGGATTCCCGTTCGTGACGTGGTGGGGCATCTGACCGCCCTGGGGCCTGTGGAAGACATCACCATTGAAGATGAACCCCTGGAGACCCTGATTGCCGATATTTACCGGAGCCGGAACGAGGAGGAAGGCCATGCAGCCCTTACGCGGCCTCTCTAA